From the Temnothorax longispinosus isolate EJ_2023e chromosome 6, Tlon_JGU_v1, whole genome shotgun sequence genome, one window contains:
- the LOC139814909 gene encoding uncharacterized protein, with amino-acid sequence MKLIKQPFPVDGPVFYLPHHGVFKSDSTTTKLRVVFDGSAKDLNGVSLNQMLRSGPKLQLDIVVILLRFRLGLVALTADVRQMFLQILVELGQCDYQRIVWRFSENDPISDYLLLTVIFGLTCSPFIAIACMLKLAAEGKISYPLAAAALEESVYVDNVVASVESVDKARKLQRQLQALLKTAGFELRKWASSHPSVLADLDPELCSQSLLSFESPEDQFLKVLGLRWYPQTDNFGFQVNPLDRDCTKRTILSELARIFDPLGFLTPLTFVAKRLIQQLWMLKVEWDDRPPSEICSRWEKYKSELPALASIRIPRTVAVVDNVVRREIHGFCDASEQGYGAVVYIRIVTENGVIIRMLIAKPKVTPLKAITLPKLELSAAVLLSDLLEYVEKILRPKVVIDDTYAWSDSEVTLA; translated from the coding sequence ATGAAATTGATCAAGCAGCCGTTCCCAGTGGACGGACCTGTCTTCTACCTACCCCATCATGGGGTATTCAAGTCGGATAGCACGACTACGAAATTGCGCGTCGTATTTGATGGATCGGCTAAGGATCTGAACGGCGTCTCGCTGAATCAAATGTTGCGATCCGGTCCCAAATTACAATTAGATATAGTTGTGATATTATTGAGGTTCCGGCTCGGTCTTGTGGCGCTCACCGCGGACGTTAGGCAGATGTTCCTTCAGATATTGGTCGAGCTCGGTCAGTGCGACTATCAACGAATAGTGTGGCGTTTCTCAGAAAACGACCCGATCTCGGACTACCTGTTGTTGACCGTCATTTTCGGATTGACATGCTCTCCGTTTATAGCGATTGCTTGCATGTTAAAGTTAGCGGCCGAAGGCAAAATAAGTTACCCGTTGGCCGCGGCTGCCTTGGAAGAGAGCGTTTACGTCGACAATGTGGTGGCAAGCGTCGAGTCAGTGGACAAAGCCCGCAAGCTTCAGCGGCAACTACAAGCCTTGCTTAAAACTGCCGGCTTTGAACTCAGAAAATGGGCCAGTAGCCACCCGTCGGTTTTAGCTGATCTAGATCCGGAACTCTGTAGCCAGTCGTTACTATCCTTTGAATCGCCGGAAGACCAGTTTCTTAAAGTTCTTGGACTTCGTTGGTACCCTCAAACAGACAACTTTGGATTTCAGGTCAACCCGTTGGACAGAGATTGCACCAAACGCACCATTCTCTCTGAATTAGCTCGCATCTTTGATCCATTGGGGTTCCTGACCCCCCTTACATTCGTAGCCAAACGATTGATCCAGCAACTCTGGATGCTCAAGGTAGAGTGGGACGACAGGCCTCCCTCAGAGATATGTTCTAGGTGGGAAAAATACAAATCGGAGCTCCCCGCGTTAGCCTCCATTCGCATACCTCGTACGGTCGCGGTCGTAGATAACGTGGTCAGGCGAGAAATCCACGGATTTTGTGACGCGAGCGAGCAGGGCTACGGAGCCGTTGTATATATTAGAATCGTCACCGAGAATGGGGTGATAATCCGTATGCTCATCGCCAAACCAAAGGTGACCCCACTCAAGGCCATCACATTACCGAAACTCGAACTTTCCGCGGCGGTCTTACTGTCAGATCTGTTAGAATACGTCGAGAAAATTCTCCGACCTAAAGTTGTCATCGACGATACATACGCTTGGTCGGATTCTGAGGTTACCCTCGCGTAG
- the LOC139815040 gene encoding LOW QUALITY PROTEIN: uncharacterized protein (The sequence of the model RefSeq protein was modified relative to this genomic sequence to represent the inferred CDS: deleted 1 base in 1 codon), which produces MEHLDKTERDLVEGSNQIATLGEYLAWEQRCEKFIEQLEEDCRSKRPRLSDGSQTVGNRSSLVARIARLDGAKTLLQRRFIHIGGGGEHAAGSSSSSGNENAERLVWREIDAAFEWRVLTGAVININYIEPRKFLEDAEVIVLDRVQNVMQTHASVKINTVFNGEFVTNDKRDNKSISTSNFELFRSSERSDLREWYKLHVIEPTLAKLEDFQERDSGWALSRILNLTVNVNKYNPLRAGCYINLREKIKLKKAVINVHSMDNACFAWSVVAALYPVKDHTYRESSYPNYKNILNLQDIKFPMTLKQINNFEKHNNISINVYTIEGEETPTVLPIRLTDLRREKHVNLLYVQDPRDDVGHFAWIKNLSRLVSSQLSMHHGRKYFCDRCLHYFHSSEKLEAHGVDCREINNCAIRLPSEDDKWLSFKNHSRKERLPYVVYADLECTLEKTDADPTTSTFKSQHHRVFSIGYYVRCSYDDSLSAYRFRRDKDCVAWFAEELRRLAHNVKNILFDNIPMVDFTRDKWKKFNSATHCHVCEKPFEPDDVRVRDHCHLTDNYRGSAHSNCNLNYKNSHFIPIVFHNLPGYDSHFIIKEIATAYEGHVDLLPITKEKYISFTKNVKSTEDKDNQNCIKLRFIDSYKFLSTSLEKLASFLDKDKLKIIRSKFSALSDQDFELLTRKGVFPYEYIDCVEKLEDTCLPSRDSFYSSLTGDTVSESDYAHAVNIWQRFSIRTLGDYSDLYLKIDVLLLADIFENFRDSCVASYGLDPAYYYTLPGFTWDAMLKHTGINFELLTDIDMVMFIERGIRGGLSQCSNRYAVANNRYMQSYDTSKPSSYLMYFDVNNLYGWAMCQPLPYADFRWVEDVSNFEFSAIALDSSTGYILEIDLEYPQNKHDAHADLPFCPTRDKPPGKRQDKLLATLYDKKRYVIHYGNLQQCTRHGLRITKIHRVLHIAQSPWLRNYIKLNTKFRTQAKNDFEKNLYKLMNNAVFGKTMENVRNHVDVKLLSKWKGRYGAEALISKPNFYSRSVFSENLIAVELRKLEVKFDKPIYVGMCILDISKVCLYEFHHEYMSPLYRDKCRIMYTDTDSLMYHVECEDVYKNMKRDIAKFDTSDYAINNAYGIPLANKKIPGLMKDENNGAIMTEFVGLRAKMYALRVDGKKDCKKAKGVKSNVVARSITFDDYTRCLRDEIEMKRRQACIRSEKHEVMYTVSETKIALSPYDDKRYIIPNSTDTLPWGHYQIAL; this is translated from the exons atggAACATCTCGATAAAACGGAACGCGACCTGGTGGAAGGATCCAACCAAATCGCTACCTTGGGCGAATATCTTGCATGGGAACAGCGATGCGAGAAGTTTATTGAGCAGCTCGAAGAAGACTGTCGTTCCAAACGTCCGCGGCTCTCAGACGGCTCTCAGACTGTCGGAAACAGATCATCTTTAGTGGCAAGAATCGCGCGACTCGATGGTGCGAAGACTCTATTACAGAGACGGTTCATACATatcggtggtggtggtgagCATGCGGCGGgcagtagtagtagtagtggTAACGAAAACGCGGAAAGACTCGTGTGGCGAGAGATTGATGCCGCGTTCGAATGGCGTGTATTGACCGGTGCAgtgataaatatcaattacatCGAACCGCGAAAATTTCTCGAAGATGCCGAAGTCATCGTGCTCGATCGTGTGCAAAACGTCATGCAAACACACGCAAGTGTAAAGATAAACACCGTGTTCAACGGCGAGTTTGTGACGAATGACAAACGTGACAATAAAAGTATCAGCACGAGTAACTTTGAACTCTTTCGTTCGTCCGAACGGTCCGATCTGCGCGAGTGGTACAAGCTACACGTTATCGAGCCCACATTAGCGAAACTCGAGGATTTCCAGGAACGCGATAgcggatgggcgttgtcgcgtatactcaatttgacaGTGAACGTGAACAAGTACAATCCTTTGCGCGCGGGATGTTACATCAATTTAcgggaaaaaattaaattgaaaaaagctgTGATCAACGTGCATTCTATGGACAATGCGTGCTTCGCGTGGTCAGTGGTCGCCGCGCTGTATCCTGTCAAGGATCATACATATCGGGAATCCTCGTACcctaattacaaaaatatattaaatttacaagacATTAAGTTTCCAATGACTTTGAAacagattaataattttgaaaaacacaaCAATATATCCATCAATGTGTATACCATCGAGGGAGAGGAAACGCCGACCGTTCTCCCGATACGGCTCACCGACCTGAGGAGAGAAAAGCACGTAAATCTGCTGTACGTGCAGGATCCGCGAGACGACGTGGGACATTTCGCGTGGATAAAAAATCTATCCCGCCTTGTGAGCTCGCAATTGAGCATGCATCATGGtcggaaatacttttgcgatcg atgtttacattattttcattcgaGCGAGAAATTGGAAGCCCACGGTGTAGACTGTCGAGAGATAAACAACTGTGCCATCCGACTACCGAGCGAGGACGACAAGTGGCTGAGTTTCAAGAATCACAGCAGGAAGGAACGACTTCCATATGTCGTGTACGCCGACCTGGAATGTACCCTCGAGAAGACGGATGCGGATCCGACAACGTCCACGTTCAAGTCTCAACATCATCGGGTATTTAGTATAGGATATTACGTGCGATGCTCGTACGACGACTCGTTATCCGCGTAtcgatttcgtcgcgataaggattgcgtcgcgtggttcgccGAGGAACTAAGACGTTTAGCACACAACGTAAAGAACATCTTGTTCGATAATATACCCATGGTGGATTTCACGCGAGACAAGTGGAAAAAGTTTAACAGCGCAACGCACTGTCACGTGTGCGAAAAACCGTTCGAGCCAGACGACGTGCGAGTACGCGATCACTGTCACTTGACCGACAATTATCGAGGTTCCGCGCATTCtaattgtaacttaaattataaaaattctcacTTCATTCCCAtagtatttcataatttaccGGGTTATGattctcattttattataaaagaaattgccACCGCGTACGAAGGACATGTAGACTTACTCCCAATCACGaaggaaaaatacatttcgtttACGAAGAACGTTAAAAGCACTGAAGATAAAGACAACCAAAATTGCATCAAATTAAGATTCATCGACTCGTACAAATTTCTTAGCACGAGTCTCGAAAAATTAGCATCCTTCCTCGATAAggataagttaaaaattatacgttcaaaattttccgcgttatccGACCAAGATTTCGAATTATTGACGCGAAAAGGTGTCTTTCCGTACGAGTACATTGACTGCGTCGAAAAGTTGGAGGATACGTGTTTACCATcgcgcgactcgttttacagttcattgacaggcgacaccgtatccgagagcgattacgcgcacgccgtcAACATCTGGCAGCGGTTCTCCATTCGAACGCTCGGTGACTACAGCGATCTGTATCTAAAGATCgatgtcttgctgttggccgatatctttgaaaattttcgcgatagcTGCGTCGCGAGTTATGGACTCGATCCGGCGTATTATTACACTCTACCGGGGTTTACGTGGGACGCTATGTTGAAGCATACGGGTATCAATTTCGAACTGCTCACGgacattgacatggtcatgttCATCGAACGCGGTATTCGCGGCGGTTTGAGTCAATGTTCAAACAGATACGCGGTGGCCAATAACAGGTACATGCAATCTTATGATACATCTAAACCATCGTCGTACCTAATGTATTTCGACGTAAACAACTTGTACGGCTGGGCAATGTGCCAACCACTGCCATATGCAGATTTTCGATGGGTCGAAGACGTCTCGAATTTCGAGTTTAGCGCGATCGCTTTGGATTCGTCCACGGGTTACATTCTCGAAATCGATCTAGAGTATCCGCAGAATAAACACGACGCGCACGCCGACTtaccgttctgtccgacgcgcgataaaccaCCCGGCAAACGGCAGGACAAACTTCTCGCCACGCTGTACGATAAGAAACGTTATGTCATACACTACGGCAACCTACAGCAATGCACGCGCCACGGTCTTCGCATCACAAAAATTCATCGCGTATTACATATCGCTCAATCTCCATGGCTCCGCAATTACATCAaacttaatacaaaatttagaacACAGGCCAAAAacgattttgagaaaaatctgTATAAATTGATGAACAACGCGGTTTTCGGGAAAACGATGGAGAACGTTCGAAATCACgttgatgtaaaattattatcaaagtgGAAAGgtagatacggcgcggaggcaCTAATCTCGAAACCAAATTTTTACAGCAGGAgcgttttttcggaaaatctgATAGCCGTTGAACTGCGAAAACTCGAGGTTAAATTTGACAAACCTATTTACGTCGGCATGTGCATTCTCGACATATCGAAAGTCTGTTTGTACGAATTTCATCACGAGTACATGTCTCCCCTGTATCGCGACAAGTGTAGAATTATGTACACCGATACGGACAGTCTGATGTATCACGTAGAGTGCGAGGATGTGTACAAGAACATGAAACGCGATATCGCTAAATTCGACACgagcgattacgcgatcaACAACGCGTACGGTATCCCACtcgctaataaaaaaattccggGTTTGATGAAAGATGAAAACAACGGTGCGATTATGACCGAATTCGTCGGACTCAGGGCGAAGATGTATGCCTTGCGAGTGGACGGTAAGAAAGACTGTAAAAAAGCGAAAGGTGTTAAGAGCAACGTCGTAGCCAGGTCGataacgttcgacgattacacGAGGTGTCTGCGagacgaaattgaaatgaaGCGACGGCAGGCTTGCATAAGGTCCGAAAAACACGAGGTG ATGTACACCGTGTCCGAAACAAAAATCGCTCTGAGTCCATACGACGACAAGCGATACATTATACCTAATTCGACCGATACGTTACCGTGGGGACATTATCAAATAGCTTTGTAA